Proteins co-encoded in one Marinobacter qingdaonensis genomic window:
- a CDS encoding putative bifunctional diguanylate cyclase/phosphodiesterase: protein MKSSFEVEHRLGYRILWWILAIALISGVVVSSVQVILDARRVSNDLNYQATQTIAMVEDAATQAVFSIDSELAQQVVDGLFAIEAVHLARIVHPDGEPLGHRQRPLQETAFRPVTDPIFESDRPFRTHLVRNTDTGTVYGYLEVHYDTAPAARTWLDRATVTFASGVATALILGMVLYFVFHLLLTRPLLRIVQSVKQVDPDHPDDRLVGIPAGHGRDELGLWVNATNNLLVAIGDSQKRHREAEDRVSRLSRYDQLTGLPSRETFMELLERDIRESQKRNRLLSLMVCGIDDFKSVNEQCGFRTGDLILQTVADRLTSRLGSTRFTIARLGSDQFVVVEKGLRDGFQAADTAERVLACLGEPMVVEDQSVAMSATIGIAMFPSDTDKADRLLQSAEQTMTLAKQTGHAHFQFYVASIDQEIRDRKQMEKDLTQALVNREFHLVYQPQINLESKRVIGAEALLRWEHPSRGFVPPDDFIPVAEANGSIVEIGQWVLEQACAQAAHWAAEGTPLRIAVNLSAVQLRQDSIVTDILDTLRRHSIPAGRLELEVTETSFMTNLSDAVAKLHRLNQAGINIAVDDFGTGYSSLTYLKQMPVQHLKIDKQFIRDLLVNEDDTRIANTIIDLGKSLNLSVVAEGVETAEQEYYLTQRGCKLAQGYYFSKPLQPRDFETFVQDFHQQFVESNV from the coding sequence ATGAAAAGTTCTTTCGAGGTTGAACATCGCCTGGGCTACCGCATTCTGTGGTGGATCCTCGCCATAGCCCTGATCAGTGGCGTTGTTGTCAGCAGCGTTCAGGTGATTCTGGACGCCCGCCGGGTCTCCAACGACCTGAACTACCAGGCCACCCAAACCATTGCCATGGTGGAAGACGCAGCCACCCAGGCGGTCTTCAGCATCGATTCGGAACTGGCCCAACAAGTGGTGGACGGCCTGTTTGCCATTGAGGCCGTGCACCTGGCCCGCATTGTTCACCCGGACGGCGAACCCCTGGGCCATCGCCAACGCCCCCTCCAGGAGACCGCTTTCCGACCGGTCACCGACCCCATCTTTGAGTCCGACCGCCCCTTCCGGACCCATCTGGTGCGCAACACCGACACCGGCACCGTCTACGGCTACCTGGAAGTCCATTACGACACCGCGCCCGCCGCCCGGACCTGGCTGGACCGTGCCACCGTCACCTTTGCCTCCGGGGTCGCCACCGCGCTGATCCTGGGCATGGTGCTCTACTTCGTGTTTCACCTGCTGCTCACCCGCCCCCTGTTGCGCATCGTCCAGTCGGTCAAGCAGGTGGACCCGGACCACCCGGACGACCGTCTGGTCGGCATTCCCGCCGGTCACGGCCGGGACGAGCTGGGACTCTGGGTCAATGCCACCAACAATTTGCTGGTGGCCATTGGGGATAGCCAGAAGCGGCACCGGGAAGCCGAGGATCGGGTCAGCCGGCTGTCCCGCTACGACCAGCTGACCGGCCTGCCCAGCCGAGAGACCTTCATGGAGCTGTTGGAGCGGGACATCCGGGAATCCCAGAAGCGCAACCGGCTGCTGTCGCTGATGGTGTGCGGCATCGACGATTTCAAATCGGTCAACGAGCAATGCGGCTTCCGCACCGGCGACCTGATCCTGCAGACTGTCGCCGACCGACTGACCTCGCGACTCGGCAGCACCCGGTTCACCATCGCCCGACTGGGCAGTGACCAGTTCGTGGTGGTGGAAAAGGGCCTGCGGGACGGCTTTCAGGCGGCCGACACCGCCGAGCGCGTGCTGGCCTGCCTGGGCGAGCCGATGGTGGTCGAGGACCAGAGTGTGGCCATGAGCGCCACCATCGGCATTGCCATGTTTCCCTCGGACACCGACAAGGCCGACCGCCTGCTGCAGAGTGCCGAACAGACCATGACCCTGGCCAAGCAGACTGGCCATGCTCATTTCCAGTTCTACGTCGCCAGCATCGATCAGGAAATCCGGGACCGCAAGCAAATGGAGAAGGATCTGACCCAGGCCCTGGTCAACCGGGAATTCCACCTTGTGTACCAGCCCCAGATCAACCTCGAAAGCAAGCGCGTCATCGGCGCCGAAGCGCTGCTGCGCTGGGAACACCCGAGCCGCGGTTTTGTCCCACCCGATGATTTCATCCCGGTGGCCGAGGCCAATGGCAGCATTGTCGAGATCGGTCAGTGGGTGCTTGAGCAGGCCTGTGCGCAGGCCGCGCACTGGGCGGCCGAAGGCACTCCCCTGCGCATCGCGGTGAACCTGTCGGCGGTGCAACTGCGCCAGGACAGCATCGTCACGGACATTCTGGACACCCTGCGCCGGCACAGCATCCCGGCCGGTCGCCTGGAACTGGAAGTGACCGAAACCAGCTTCATGACCAACCTGTCGGACGCCGTGGCCAAGCTGCACCGGCTGAACCAGGCGGGCATCAACATCGCCGTCGACGATTTCGGCACCGGCTACTCGTCCCTGACCTACCTGAAGCAGATGCCGGTCCAGCACCTGAAGATCGACAAACAGTTCATTCGCGACCTGCTGGTCAACGAGGACGACACCCGGATCGCCAACACCATCATCGATCTGGGCAAGAGCCTGAACCTCTCGGTGGTGGCAGAAGGGGTCGAAACCGCGGAACAGGAGTACTACCTGACTCAGCGAGGCTGCAAACTCGCCCAGGGTTATTACTTCAGCAAGCCCCTGCAACCGCGCGACTTTGAGACCTTCGTTCAAGACTTCCACCAACAGTTCGTTGAAAGTAACGTCTAA
- the sodB gene encoding superoxide dismutase [Fe] — protein sequence MAFELPALPYEKNALEPHISQETLEYHYGKHHNTYVTKLNGLVEGTDNANKSLEDIIKSASGPLFNNAAQVWNHTFYWHCLSPNGGGEPTGAAKDAIEKAFGSFDAFKKEFNDKAANNFGSGWTWLVKKADGSVAITNTSNAETPLTGADKPVLTVDVWEHAYYIDYRNSRPNYLEAFWNLVNWDFVNENLA from the coding sequence ATGGCATTTGAACTTCCCGCACTACCTTACGAAAAGAACGCTCTGGAACCGCACATCTCCCAGGAAACGCTTGAGTACCATTACGGCAAGCACCACAACACCTATGTGACCAAGCTGAATGGCCTGGTGGAAGGCACCGACAACGCCAACAAGTCCCTGGAAGACATCATCAAGAGCGCCAGCGGCCCGCTGTTCAACAACGCCGCGCAGGTCTGGAACCACACCTTCTACTGGCACTGCCTGAGCCCGAACGGCGGTGGCGAGCCCACTGGCGCTGCCAAAGACGCCATCGAGAAGGCCTTCGGTTCCTTCGACGCGTTCAAGAAAGAGTTCAACGACAAGGCCGCCAACAACTTCGGTTCTGGCTGGACCTGGCTGGTAAAGAAGGCTGACGGCAGCGTCGCCATCACCAACACCAGCAACGCCGAGACTCCGCTGACCGGTGCCGACAAGCCGGTACTGACCGTGGATGTCTGGGAGCACGCGTACTACATCGATTACCGCAACTCCCGCCCGAACTACCTGGAAGCGTTCTGGAACCTGGTCAACTGGGATTTCGTTAACGAAAACCTGGCCTGA
- a CDS encoding LemA family protein has product MGTTVIGLIVIGAVVLYLVYIYNQLVSLRNQFKNGFAQIDVQLQRRHDLIPNLVESAKAYLDHEKSTLTQVMEARNNAVSAQKDAARDPGDGTKIQRLGSAENLLTKALANFYAVAENYPELKANETIQQLMEELSSTENRVAFARQAYNDGVMGYNIFREQFPNNIIAGMFAFKETAQLELESPEARQAPKVAF; this is encoded by the coding sequence ATGGGAACTACCGTCATTGGCCTGATCGTGATCGGCGCTGTTGTGCTTTACCTGGTGTACATCTACAACCAGCTGGTGTCTCTGAGGAACCAGTTCAAGAATGGCTTTGCCCAGATCGACGTGCAATTGCAGCGCCGGCATGACCTGATTCCCAACCTGGTGGAGTCGGCCAAGGCCTACCTCGACCATGAGAAATCGACCCTGACCCAAGTCATGGAGGCCCGTAACAATGCCGTCAGCGCCCAGAAGGACGCAGCGCGGGATCCCGGTGACGGCACCAAGATCCAGCGCCTGGGCAGCGCCGAAAACCTGCTGACCAAGGCCCTGGCCAACTTCTACGCCGTGGCCGAGAATTACCCCGAGCTGAAGGCCAACGAAACCATCCAGCAGTTGATGGAAGAGCTGTCCAGCACCGAGAACCGGGTTGCCTTCGCCCGCCAGGCCTACAACGACGGTGTCATGGGCTACAACATCTTCCGCGAGCAGTTCCCCAACAACATCATCGCCGGCATGTTCGCGTTCAAAGAAACCGCACAGCTGGAACTGGAGTCCCCGGAAGCCCGTCAGGCGCCGAAAGTCGCCTTCTGA